The following are encoded together in the Pontibacter liquoris genome:
- a CDS encoding glycoside hydrolase family 2 protein: MLVRRITFLLFLLLCSAAAFAQRDTLSLNKDWQFTVDKKAEGLAGHWYTQPLPHTRTVQLPHTWNVEPDNQNHYGWGWYQKKVDVPGNWKNKRVVLEFGAVNHTAYIYLNGEKVGENIGDGFDKFAIDLSGKLRYGQQNTITIASNNDYGRNKVPFGSSFDWPNDGGLIRPVALIVSGKPAAHYLHVTPKLDVNTNSGTLQLRLGFGEAEARNLKFAVTITEENQPTKKLILKKTDKATWQNGEAVLSYALPKVNPWHFDFPNLYRIEVTVLNGRKAVDRISTNTGFREVKFEGGKTYLNGERVKLMGVEWTAGSNPDYGFAEPAAEIRRQGQLMKDVNAIFTRQHFQQSDVFYDYCDRNGILVQQEVPLWGPETPSNDTIRTIAMRQLQTMVHNNYNYPSIYSWGVGNELRGRNAHMKQMITDLVARARELDPSRHVAYVSNTLTQGFYNSPTFTPDAGSLGDYLMMNEYGGSWWALPVGEIHSYLDSVHQSYPNKPLFISEFGLVEPNFRGGDERRIQDLVYHMAVYESKPYIEGAIYFDLTDYRTHYPGTSEKNKYRRRVHGIYDMYGKPKPSMKVLREMSSPVEVQQLRQGQKGKAFVLIFGSVGLPQHTVKGYKLYLSDKEENWQKGKVYALPELKPGQKVDFEINDDFNGKGIITVVRPTGHVVSQKSFYTDSPELQPMGQ, encoded by the coding sequence ATGCTAGTACGCAGAATTACGTTCCTTTTATTTCTCCTTTTATGCAGCGCCGCGGCCTTTGCCCAGCGCGACACCCTTTCGCTTAACAAAGACTGGCAGTTTACGGTAGATAAAAAAGCCGAAGGCTTGGCAGGGCACTGGTACACGCAGCCGCTGCCGCACACCCGCACCGTGCAGCTGCCCCATACCTGGAACGTGGAGCCCGACAACCAGAACCACTATGGCTGGGGCTGGTACCAAAAAAAGGTTGACGTACCGGGCAACTGGAAAAACAAGCGCGTGGTGCTGGAGTTTGGCGCCGTAAACCACACGGCCTACATTTACCTGAACGGCGAGAAGGTGGGCGAGAACATCGGCGACGGCTTCGACAAGTTCGCCATCGACCTGAGCGGTAAGCTCAGGTATGGGCAGCAAAACACCATCACCATTGCAAGCAACAACGATTACGGCCGCAACAAAGTACCGTTCGGCAGCTCCTTCGACTGGCCCAACGATGGCGGCCTCATCCGGCCGGTGGCGCTCATCGTGTCCGGCAAGCCGGCTGCCCATTACCTGCATGTTACCCCTAAACTGGACGTGAATACCAACTCCGGCACACTACAGCTGCGGCTGGGCTTTGGCGAAGCAGAGGCCCGCAACCTCAAGTTTGCTGTCACCATTACCGAGGAGAACCAGCCCACAAAAAAGCTCATCCTGAAAAAAACCGACAAGGCCACCTGGCAGAACGGCGAGGCCGTGCTTTCCTATGCGTTGCCTAAAGTAAATCCCTGGCATTTCGATTTTCCGAACCTCTACCGCATCGAGGTGACCGTGCTCAACGGACGTAAGGCCGTGGACAGGATCAGCACCAACACCGGCTTCCGGGAAGTAAAGTTTGAGGGCGGTAAAACCTACCTGAACGGCGAGCGCGTGAAGCTGATGGGCGTGGAGTGGACGGCCGGCTCCAATCCTGACTATGGTTTTGCCGAACCGGCGGCCGAAATCAGGCGGCAGGGCCAGCTGATGAAGGACGTGAACGCCATCTTTACCAGGCAGCACTTCCAGCAGTCGGACGTGTTCTACGACTACTGTGACCGCAACGGTATTCTGGTGCAGCAGGAAGTGCCGCTGTGGGGACCAGAAACGCCCTCTAACGATACCATCCGCACAATTGCCATGCGGCAGCTGCAAACTATGGTGCACAATAACTACAATTATCCCAGTATTTACTCGTGGGGCGTAGGCAACGAGCTGCGCGGCCGCAATGCTCATATGAAACAGATGATCACCGACCTGGTGGCGCGGGCACGCGAACTCGACCCGTCGCGCCATGTGGCCTATGTCAGCAATACCCTGACGCAAGGCTTTTACAACAGCCCGACCTTTACGCCTGACGCCGGCAGCCTGGGCGACTACCTGATGATGAATGAGTATGGTGGTAGCTGGTGGGCGCTGCCGGTAGGCGAGATCCACAGCTACCTCGACAGTGTGCACCAGTCGTACCCAAACAAGCCACTCTTCATCTCGGAGTTTGGCCTGGTGGAGCCTAACTTCCGCGGCGGCGACGAAAGGCGCATTCAGGACCTGGTGTACCACATGGCCGTGTACGAGAGCAAGCCCTACATTGAAGGTGCCATCTATTTCGACCTGACCGACTACCGTACCCACTACCCCGGCACGAGCGAAAAGAACAAGTATAGACGGCGCGTGCATGGTATTTACGACATGTATGGCAAACCTAAACCATCTATGAAAGTGCTGCGCGAAATGTCCTCGCCGGTAGAGGTGCAGCAGCTACGGCAGGGGCAAAAAGGAAAAGCTTTTGTGCTGATCTTCGGCAGCGTGGGCCTGCCGCAGCATACTGTTAAAGGGTATAAGCTCTATTTATCAGACAAAGAGGAAAACTGGCAGAAAGGCAAAGTATACGCGCTGCCGGAACTAAAGCCGGGCCAGAAAGTGGATTTTGAGATCAACGATGATTTTAATGGAAAGGGCATCATTACGGTGGTGCGCCCAACCGGCCACGTGGTGAGCCAGAAATCCTTTTATACCGACAGCCCGGAGCTACAGCCCATGGGCCAATAG
- a CDS encoding glycoside hydrolase family 95 protein has protein sequence MIKPFFLVLLLLQSFRLLAQADQNLLFDKPATHFTESLPLGNGRLGAMVYGRTGQERIVLNEIAMWSGGVQNPNRPDAYQYLPTIQQLLQQEKNKEAQQLLQQHFTSAGKGSAGSRFGNYQILADLLLDWRDTTGAVTDYKRTLHLDSALAVTEWKRGGVTYREEVWVSYPQQVVLVRLHSNKAGALRFSVKLHRQERATFSASGNALTMQGQLDGGEGEAGIKFAAYLQALTPDGSVAANGNGLEVQGASDCLLILGAATDLNWPQVAQRGPAPLPVARKQVEAAAKMAWPVLLKNHVADFQKYYNRSALHLTGIATNVADQPTAQRLVRYAAGQPDAQLPALYYNFGRYLLISSSRPGGLPANLQGLWAEEYRTPWNGDYHLNINLQMNYWPAEVTGLPEMHQPLLDFTKELVAPGQKTAQAYYHSKGWVAHMFSTPWKFTAPGEDASWGSTLTGGAWLCQHLWQHYRFNPNKAYLKEIYPVLKGAAQFYTDILVEDPQTGWLATAPSNSPENTYITADGFAGQTTMGPAIDMQIGRELLGNTIEAAAILGVDKVWRDSLQQVKQRLAPNQVSARTGGVQEWLRDYKEAEPQHRHVSQLYGLYPYDEINPLDTPEMAAAARKTLELRGDAGTGWSRAWKINFWARLGDGDHALKMLQSLLMPAFTTQDGTYKMAGAGTYPNLFCAHPPFQIDGNFGATAAIAEMLLQSNGHHAVIRFLPALPTDQAWRSGSMKGLRARNGFVTAFSWHAGKLTEARITSTAGEECYVQVPEGMQVYGAGGKKLKVKTLGNGMVHFKTRRGRSYVLRYL, from the coding sequence ATGATAAAGCCTTTTTTCTTAGTTCTTCTTTTGTTGCAGAGCTTCCGGTTGCTGGCCCAGGCGGATCAGAACCTGCTCTTCGATAAGCCGGCCACGCACTTTACCGAATCGCTGCCGCTGGGCAACGGGCGGCTGGGGGCCATGGTGTATGGCCGCACCGGCCAGGAGCGGATCGTGCTCAACGAAATAGCGATGTGGTCGGGTGGCGTGCAGAACCCTAACCGTCCCGATGCCTACCAGTACCTGCCTACCATCCAGCAGCTGTTGCAGCAGGAAAAAAACAAGGAAGCCCAGCAGCTGCTGCAGCAGCATTTCACGAGTGCGGGCAAAGGATCGGCGGGAAGCAGGTTCGGAAATTACCAGATCCTGGCGGACCTGCTGCTCGACTGGCGCGATACCACCGGGGCTGTAACGGACTATAAACGCACCCTGCACCTGGACAGCGCCCTGGCCGTGACCGAGTGGAAACGCGGGGGCGTAACATACCGGGAGGAAGTATGGGTGAGTTATCCGCAGCAGGTGGTGCTGGTGCGCCTGCACAGCAACAAAGCCGGCGCACTGCGCTTTAGTGTAAAACTGCATCGTCAGGAGCGGGCAACTTTTTCCGCATCAGGTAACGCCCTCACCATGCAAGGGCAGCTCGATGGCGGGGAGGGAGAGGCGGGAATAAAATTTGCCGCCTACCTGCAAGCCCTGACCCCCGATGGCAGCGTGGCGGCTAATGGAAACGGGCTGGAGGTGCAAGGTGCCTCCGACTGCCTGCTTATACTTGGAGCTGCCACCGATCTGAACTGGCCGCAGGTAGCGCAGCGTGGTCCCGCGCCTTTACCGGTTGCCCGCAAGCAGGTAGAAGCCGCCGCTAAGATGGCCTGGCCAGTGCTCCTGAAAAATCATGTGGCGGATTTTCAGAAGTACTACAACCGCAGTGCGCTGCACCTTACCGGCATCGCTACCAACGTAGCAGACCAGCCAACGGCGCAGCGCCTGGTACGCTATGCTGCCGGGCAACCCGACGCGCAGCTGCCTGCTTTATACTATAATTTCGGGCGCTACCTGCTAATTTCCAGCTCCCGCCCCGGCGGCCTGCCCGCCAATCTGCAGGGGCTGTGGGCCGAGGAGTACCGCACCCCCTGGAACGGCGATTATCATCTTAACATCAATTTACAGATGAACTACTGGCCCGCCGAGGTAACCGGCTTGCCGGAAATGCACCAGCCACTGCTCGACTTTACGAAAGAACTAGTTGCGCCAGGGCAAAAAACAGCCCAGGCATACTACCACTCCAAAGGCTGGGTGGCCCACATGTTTAGCACGCCATGGAAGTTCACTGCGCCCGGCGAGGATGCCTCCTGGGGCTCCACCCTGACCGGCGGCGCCTGGCTGTGCCAACACCTGTGGCAACACTACCGCTTTAACCCCAACAAGGCCTATCTAAAAGAAATTTACCCCGTGCTGAAAGGAGCGGCGCAGTTCTATACCGACATCCTGGTAGAGGACCCGCAGACCGGCTGGCTTGCCACCGCGCCGTCCAACTCGCCGGAGAACACCTACATCACCGCCGATGGGTTTGCCGGCCAAACGACCATGGGCCCGGCCATCGACATGCAGATTGGCCGCGAGCTGCTGGGCAATACCATCGAGGCGGCCGCTATACTTGGCGTAGATAAAGTATGGCGCGACTCCCTGCAACAGGTAAAGCAGCGGCTGGCGCCAAACCAGGTCAGCGCCCGCACCGGTGGCGTGCAGGAGTGGCTCCGCGACTATAAAGAGGCCGAGCCGCAGCACCGGCACGTGTCGCAGCTCTACGGGCTATACCCTTACGACGAGATAAACCCGCTCGACACCCCCGAGATGGCCGCGGCTGCGCGCAAAACGCTGGAGTTGCGCGGCGATGCGGGCACCGGCTGGTCGAGAGCCTGGAAGATCAACTTCTGGGCCCGCCTGGGCGATGGGGACCATGCCCTGAAAATGCTGCAGAGCCTGCTGATGCCCGCTTTTACAACGCAGGACGGTACCTATAAAATGGCAGGGGCGGGCACGTATCCCAACCTGTTCTGTGCACATCCGCCTTTTCAGATCGACGGGAATTTCGGGGCCACGGCTGCCATTGCCGAAATGCTGCTGCAAAGCAACGGCCACCACGCTGTTATCCGTTTCTTGCCGGCCCTGCCCACAGATCAGGCATGGCGCAGCGGCTCGATGAAAGGGCTGCGCGCCCGCAATGGTTTCGTCACTGCTTTTTCGTGGCACGCGGGCAAGTTGACGGAAGCCCGCATCACCTCCACTGCCGGGGAGGAGTGCTATGTGCAGGTGCCGGAAGGGATGCAGGTGTATGGCGCAGGCGGCAAAAAACTGAAGGTAAAAACCCTGGGTAACGGCATGGTGCATTTCAAGACCAGACGGGGACGTAGCTATGTGCTACGCTACCTATAA
- a CDS encoding glycoside hydrolase family 27 protein, whose translation MNRKSNLLLFILCLVFFPGLAQVKPNNNSQLAPLPPMGWMTWNFFADNINEKDIREMADAMVASGMVEAGYNYIFIDDGWQGGRDNRNNIIADPAKFPSGIKALADYVHGKGMKLGIYSDAAQLTCAGYTASLGFEEQDAKTFASWDIDYLKYDYCGAPKDSATAVARYTKMSDALRKSGRDIVFGICEWGQRKPWHWAAEAGGQLWRTTYDVRDKWKNLSGQENAEGILDIFDVNAGLHAFAGPGRWNDPDMLVVGLYGRKGPSGDLGGIGMNDIEYQSQMSLWSMMAAPLVATNDVRYMNAETSRILLNKEVIAVNQDALGKQAERKINNATWTVLVKPLQNDEYAIAILNRGETARNYTIGFSELGLDGKYEVRDLWAHKVLGKSQSWKGKVQSHETKVFRLKKVKGK comes from the coding sequence ATGAACAGAAAAAGCAACCTTCTCCTTTTTATACTTTGCCTGGTCTTTTTCCCGGGTTTAGCACAAGTAAAACCGAATAATAACAGCCAGTTGGCCCCCCTGCCGCCGATGGGCTGGATGACCTGGAATTTCTTTGCAGATAATATCAACGAGAAAGATATCCGAGAGATGGCCGACGCGATGGTAGCCTCGGGCATGGTAGAAGCCGGCTACAACTACATCTTCATCGACGATGGCTGGCAGGGCGGCCGCGACAACCGCAACAACATCATCGCCGACCCTGCCAAATTTCCTTCCGGCATCAAGGCCCTGGCCGATTACGTGCACGGGAAAGGCATGAAGCTCGGTATCTATTCTGATGCGGCGCAGCTGACCTGCGCCGGCTATACGGCCAGCCTGGGGTTTGAGGAGCAGGATGCCAAAACCTTCGCCTCTTGGGACATCGACTACCTCAAATACGACTACTGCGGTGCCCCAAAGGACTCGGCCACGGCCGTAGCCCGCTACACCAAGATGAGCGATGCCCTGCGCAAGAGCGGCCGCGATATTGTGTTTGGCATCTGCGAATGGGGGCAGCGCAAGCCTTGGCACTGGGCCGCCGAAGCAGGCGGGCAGCTGTGGCGCACCACCTATGATGTGCGCGATAAGTGGAAGAACCTGAGTGGGCAGGAAAACGCGGAAGGTATCCTGGACATCTTCGACGTAAATGCGGGACTGCATGCCTTTGCCGGCCCCGGCCGGTGGAACGATCCGGATATGTTGGTGGTGGGCTTGTATGGGCGGAAAGGACCTTCGGGCGATCTGGGGGGAATTGGCATGAACGACATCGAGTACCAGAGCCAGATGAGCCTGTGGAGCATGATGGCTGCGCCGCTGGTTGCCACCAACGATGTGCGCTATATGAACGCCGAAACCAGCCGTATCCTGCTTAACAAAGAAGTGATCGCCGTCAATCAGGACGCGCTGGGCAAGCAGGCCGAGCGGAAAATCAACAATGCCACCTGGACCGTGCTGGTAAAGCCGCTGCAAAATGACGAATATGCCATCGCAATCCTCAACCGGGGCGAAACGGCCCGGAACTATACCATTGGCTTTTCGGAGCTGGGCTTAGATGGCAAGTATGAAGTCCGCGACCTGTGGGCCCATAAAGTGTTAGGGAAAAGCCAAAGCTGGAAAGGCAAGGTGCAGTCTCACGAAACCAAGGTGTTCCGGCTTAAGAAAGTAAAAGGAAAGTAA
- a CDS encoding glycoside hydrolase family 20 protein: protein MKKTTFLILFLLCPFLLFAQQQPVVSIIPKPVQLELGQGAFTINGSTTVRLDNSHKALKPAAAFLASHISRISGYEMRRKSKKTNAIRLRLESISGIGEEGYKLAVSPEGILISANTQAGIIYGIQSLLQTLPQVRTNAALQVPSMQITDYPRFSWRGMHLDVSRHFFSPDAVKAYIDLLASYKINRFHWHLVDDQGWRIEIKKYPKLTQVGAWRVDQNDKVWGERPQAKAGEQPTYGGYYTQEQIKDIVKYAAERNVTVVPEIEMPGHVASAIAAYPFLSCGQKQQLPLTGGDYTNMASNYCPGNEQVYTFLEDVLDEVMAIFPSPYIHIGGDEVDKTSWKHCAKCQALMQQEKLKDEEELQSYFITRMEKYLVSKGRKMIGWDEILEGGLAPEATVMSWRGESGGITAAKMHHNVIMTPGNPLYFDHYQAGPTGEPMAIGGFNTLKRIYDYDPIPKELTEEEGKYVLGAQANLWAEYVTTLSQLEYMVLPRMLALAEVVWSPKEQKNWVDFNKRLQYHFNAFGQKGLNYSPGNFTVAIQPISQNGNLTVALTTEAVNGDIYYAMDGSTPTPASRKYEGPVRIDSTVTLKAVTVVNGHVKGMETAEQSFVVHKAIGRNVDYTNPISKYYQADGPNSLTDGVRGTTAVGKHWHGLNADDLIATVDLGEAKPVSSLTLGCLQNYRDWIFMPQWVKFEVSTDGKNFKEVGMVQSQVSVDEKNATIRDYATAFPKQQARYIRITAKNLGQNPKGHPGEGKAAWLFADEIIVK from the coding sequence GTGAAAAAAACAACCTTCCTCATCCTTTTCTTACTATGTCCTTTCCTGCTGTTTGCGCAGCAGCAGCCGGTGGTAAGCATTATCCCCAAACCTGTTCAGCTGGAGCTGGGGCAGGGAGCCTTCACCATAAACGGCAGCACTACCGTGCGGCTGGATAATTCGCACAAAGCACTGAAGCCGGCGGCAGCCTTCCTGGCCAGCCACATCAGCCGTATTTCCGGCTACGAGATGCGCCGCAAGAGCAAGAAAACGAACGCCATCCGCCTGCGCCTCGAAAGCATCAGCGGCATTGGCGAGGAGGGGTATAAACTCGCTGTCTCACCGGAGGGGATCCTCATCAGCGCCAACACCCAGGCGGGCATTATCTATGGCATCCAGTCGCTGCTGCAAACGCTGCCGCAGGTGCGCACCAACGCTGCGCTGCAGGTGCCAAGTATGCAGATCACCGACTACCCGCGCTTTAGCTGGCGCGGCATGCACCTGGATGTGAGCCGCCACTTCTTCTCGCCCGACGCGGTGAAAGCCTACATCGATTTGCTGGCCAGCTATAAGATTAATCGCTTCCACTGGCACCTGGTGGATGATCAGGGCTGGCGCATCGAGATAAAAAAATATCCTAAGCTGACGCAGGTGGGCGCCTGGCGGGTAGACCAGAACGACAAAGTATGGGGCGAGCGGCCGCAGGCCAAGGCCGGCGAGCAGCCCACTTACGGCGGCTACTATACCCAGGAGCAGATCAAAGATATTGTGAAGTATGCAGCAGAGCGCAACGTAACGGTGGTGCCTGAGATCGAGATGCCCGGGCATGTGGCCTCGGCCATTGCCGCTTACCCTTTTCTGAGCTGCGGGCAGAAACAGCAGTTGCCCCTGACCGGCGGCGACTACACCAATATGGCATCGAACTACTGCCCGGGCAACGAGCAGGTTTATACTTTCCTGGAGGATGTGCTGGACGAGGTGATGGCCATTTTCCCTTCTCCTTACATCCATATCGGCGGGGATGAGGTGGACAAAACCAGCTGGAAGCACTGTGCCAAATGCCAGGCCCTGATGCAGCAGGAGAAGCTGAAAGACGAGGAAGAGCTGCAGAGCTACTTTATCACGCGCATGGAAAAATACCTGGTGAGCAAAGGCCGCAAAATGATCGGCTGGGACGAGATACTGGAAGGCGGCCTGGCCCCTGAAGCGACCGTGATGAGCTGGCGCGGCGAGAGCGGCGGTATTACGGCAGCTAAAATGCACCACAACGTCATCATGACGCCCGGCAACCCGTTATACTTCGACCATTACCAGGCCGGACCTACCGGCGAGCCCATGGCGATCGGCGGCTTTAACACCCTGAAGCGCATCTATGATTATGACCCTATTCCCAAGGAACTGACGGAGGAGGAGGGCAAGTATGTGCTGGGTGCGCAGGCTAACCTGTGGGCCGAGTATGTGACCACGCTGAGCCAGTTGGAGTACATGGTGCTGCCACGCATGCTGGCGCTGGCCGAGGTCGTGTGGTCGCCGAAGGAGCAGAAGAACTGGGTAGACTTCAACAAGCGCCTGCAGTATCACTTCAACGCATTCGGGCAAAAAGGCCTCAACTATAGCCCTGGTAACTTCACGGTAGCCATCCAGCCTATTTCACAAAACGGCAACCTGACCGTGGCGCTGACAACCGAGGCCGTGAACGGCGACATTTACTATGCCATGGACGGCAGCACGCCGACACCGGCAAGCCGGAAGTATGAGGGCCCGGTTCGCATCGACTCTACCGTGACGCTGAAGGCGGTAACGGTCGTGAACGGCCATGTAAAAGGTATGGAGACGGCCGAGCAGTCGTTTGTCGTGCACAAGGCCATTGGCCGCAATGTGGACTATACTAACCCGATAAGCAAATACTACCAGGCCGACGGCCCCAACAGCCTTACCGATGGCGTGCGCGGTACCACGGCAGTGGGCAAGCACTGGCACGGCCTCAACGCCGATGACTTGATTGCCACCGTGGACCTGGGCGAGGCGAAACCGGTGAGCAGCCTGACGCTGGGCTGCCTGCAGAATTACCGCGACTGGATCTTTATGCCGCAGTGGGTGAAGTTCGAGGTATCAACAGATGGCAAAAACTTTAAGGAAGTGGGCATGGTGCAAAGCCAGGTGTCGGTGGACGAGAAGAATGCCACCATCCGGGATTATGCCACCGCTTTTCCGAAACAGCAGGCGCGCTACATCCGCATCACGGCTAAAAATTTGGGCCAGAATCCCAAAGGCCACCCCGGCGAAGGGAAAGCTGCCTGGCTCTTTGCCGATGAGATCATTGTAAAATAG
- a CDS encoding alpha-L-fucosidase, translating to MTRHTLTAGIILLLAITAGCAQRPTGKSNSAVMQPQDTPAEIIRKAANIVPTPRQLRWQQLEMTAFFHFGVNTFTNREWGDGTEDPNVFNPTQLDARQWVRVAKEAGIKQVILTAKHHDGFCLWPSKYTEHSVKNSPWENGRGDVVKEVADACREYGVGFGIYLSPWDRNSPLYGTDAYNDYFVNQLTELLTQYGRVDEVWFDGANGEGPNGKKQEYDFDRWYAQIRKLQPMATIAVMGPDVRWVGTETGYGRETEWSVVPADNLNQAAVAAGSQQAVAFKPQGDMRGEVLGSREKILPAKGLVWYPAETDVSIRPGWFYHPTENNQVKSPEKLQDIYYNSVGRNGVLLLNIPPDTRGLVHESDVRSLQGWPQLRQETFHTNLAAKAKITSANGKNAKALRDGKYTSYWTTRGSDTTAVLELALPGSSTFDVLALQENIAVGQRIEKFALDVWLNGQWQQVTEGTTVGYKRLLLFDAVTSDKVRLRILSSRLNPTLSELGLYKRPE from the coding sequence ATGACCCGACACACGCTTACAGCAGGTATAATCCTGCTGCTGGCCATCACCGCCGGCTGCGCCCAACGTCCAACTGGTAAAAGCAACTCCGCTGTTATGCAGCCGCAAGACACACCGGCCGAGATTATCCGAAAGGCTGCCAACATCGTGCCCACGCCCCGGCAGCTGCGCTGGCAGCAGCTGGAAATGACAGCTTTCTTTCACTTTGGCGTCAACACCTTCACCAACCGCGAGTGGGGAGATGGAACGGAAGATCCGAACGTGTTTAACCCTACCCAACTGGACGCCCGCCAGTGGGTGCGCGTAGCCAAAGAGGCCGGCATTAAGCAGGTCATTCTCACGGCCAAGCACCACGATGGTTTCTGCCTGTGGCCCAGCAAGTATACGGAGCACTCGGTTAAGAACAGCCCTTGGGAAAATGGCCGTGGCGATGTGGTGAAGGAAGTAGCCGACGCCTGCCGGGAGTATGGCGTCGGCTTCGGCATCTACCTCTCGCCCTGGGACCGGAACTCACCGCTGTACGGCACCGACGCTTACAATGACTACTTTGTAAACCAGCTCACGGAGCTGCTCACGCAGTATGGCCGTGTGGACGAAGTATGGTTTGACGGCGCCAACGGCGAGGGGCCCAACGGCAAAAAACAGGAGTATGACTTCGACCGCTGGTATGCCCAAATCCGCAAACTGCAGCCCATGGCCACTATTGCCGTAATGGGGCCTGATGTGCGCTGGGTAGGCACCGAAACCGGCTACGGCCGCGAAACCGAGTGGAGCGTAGTGCCTGCCGACAATTTAAATCAGGCCGCCGTGGCTGCCGGCTCGCAACAGGCTGTGGCCTTTAAGCCGCAGGGCGACATGCGGGGCGAAGTACTCGGAAGCCGCGAAAAGATACTGCCTGCCAAAGGCCTGGTGTGGTACCCTGCCGAAACAGACGTGTCCATTCGGCCCGGCTGGTTCTATCATCCCACCGAAAACAACCAGGTAAAATCGCCGGAGAAGCTGCAGGATATCTACTACAATTCGGTGGGCCGCAACGGCGTGCTGCTGCTCAACATTCCGCCCGACACCCGCGGCCTTGTCCACGAAAGTGATGTCCGGAGCCTGCAGGGCTGGCCGCAACTGCGGCAGGAGACGTTCCACACAAACCTGGCCGCAAAAGCGAAGATCACCTCGGCCAACGGCAAAAACGCCAAAGCACTGCGCGACGGCAAGTATACTTCGTACTGGACTACCCGCGGCAGCGACACCACGGCAGTGCTGGAGCTGGCGCTGCCCGGCAGCAGCACCTTTGACGTGCTGGCGCTGCAGGAGAACATCGCCGTAGGCCAGCGCATCGAAAAGTTTGCGCTGGACGTGTGGCTAAACGGGCAATGGCAGCAGGTAACCGAGGGTACCACGGTGGGCTACAAGCGGCTGCTCCTCTTCGATGCGGTAACGTCCGATAAAGTGCGGCTGCGCATCCTTTCTTCGCGCCTTAACCCAACGCTCTCAGAACTGGGCCTCTACAAACGGCCGGAGTAA